In Schizosaccharomyces osmophilus chromosome 1, complete sequence, the genomic window GCTAAACTGTGAACAATGTCACCATTTGAACCAAGTCCATCAAATAGTACCTCGAACATCGGCTAAATTTTCTGTCCTTCATTAATTGCGTTCTATCTTTATGATCATGTCCACATAGATTTTGTTCGtcccttttgttttttttttttaaactttcaaaaatttccggtttttgtttattgattACAGCAACGCAACAAAGCACAGTATGCATATACTGAGTGTGGTATTTTACTCTATTTGGTTTTGTCAAAAAGTACGTCGAGCAGGATGTTGGACACCGAACATGTTGCAGCATCTTTCATGGACGGATTTTTTGGAGAAACATCCTGCATTTAAAAGCATTCATGTAGCTACAGATGACTGGGAACCTTTGCCGAAGCAAGTGTGTGCTTTTGATACCAAGTTGTATGTTGCAGTGGGTAATGAAGTACGACTTGTGGATTGTGAAcaagtaaaacaaaacaaaggaGGATCGGAAGCGACCTCTTTTACCAAATTAACACATCCTGAATTGAATTTTACAATCTTTCAGCTTGTCATAAGCCCTAACGGAAAGTACTTGGCTGTTGTTGGAAAGTCGAAAATAGTTGTCTTGGGATTACGCTCTAAAGCTGAACCAAAGtcttcttctccttcttctttctctttcaatcAATCTTCCAATAATGGCTCTGGAATATTTGGCGGCGCCGGCTCGTTAAGTTTTAGAGGTTTTCAAGGTCAGTCGGCCAATTCGTCAGAAACACCTATTTATTATGCTGGGATCATCAATTTAAATTTTCCGGTAATTTGCGCAAGATTCCATCCTTTGGGTAGATCGGGTCGATCTTTGGTCATACTGAATGAAACACAATTAACTTTATATGAAGTTGAGAATGGTTATCTAAACCCTGACTACACAAttcctctttctttcaacGAAAAACCATCCAATGCTTTCGATGTTGATGCGGAAGAACATATCcctgtttcttttacattCAACCATTCTTCACGCGGTTGGGGCGCTTTTCTTGTGTATATTTTGACGGTTAGTGGAGACGTTTACGCTCTTTGTCCTGTTATGCCAGCAAATGCAATCATCTCACGCACAATGCTTCAACAATTGTCATCCGAAATCGCCGAACATCATCGGAGCTATGTGGATTCAGAGAATGCTCAACAACTTTTACGCTGGCTTACAAAGCTGGTTGGAGACGCAGCACTCTCTTCTGAACTTAATTCTCGAAGTGGGTTTTCGTTAGAAGATAGCAATGagttttctaatttttctaatGTTTTTGCTCTTCAGCGTCCCGATGATTTTACACTCTTGCCGGCATTACAAGGACCCTTCTTAATCCAACCCCTTGTCGGTGATGACTTCTCAGACGACTGTTGTGATATTGCTTCCCTTGGAACACCAGTCATAGATGTGATAGTGGTTGCAAGTTCCTCTGGCCAAATTGATCTTTTCTTGtctccttcaaaaatatcTGGGAAATGGTCTTTACCTTCTCATTGTAACGAACCCTCCAAAGCTCTCGTTCTTTCCCCTATTCACACGCTTAGGCCTTTCACCACAAAAACAGATTACACTGCTCTACACTACGATAATTTTTCGCCTTTTAATTTTACGGTTTACCATGCAAACGGCGCTCATGCGGTCAACGTGGAACGGTGGGTTAGAGATTTACGTTTGCTATACGAAAACAAATCAGATTTCAAGAATgctaaagagaaaaaggaattgttGGATATCCTGTCGTCCATTCCTGATTCTACAGAAGTGGTTGAACGGGTGAATACTAACCCTTTAAACACATCACCAGATCCAGTTACTGGTTGTACACAAATAAAGCATCCTTCCTTAGGAAGTgcatttctttgtttgacCAAACACCGTCAGATAACAGTGATAGACGAATCCGAGTACCTGGACATGCCAATTATAGACAAGGACTTAAAGAATGAAGACTTGGCAGAATCATTTCAAATTAGTTTGAATGGTGACAAAAATTCTCGGAACCTTATGTATCAGTCACTCCTTGTGCAATCACCATTTGAAAATCCTTACATTCAAACTTCTCCAGAGCGGCTCATTGTTCCGCCTGAACTTGGCGGAAAGCTCGCGGTGTCATCGTATTCTCTCCGTTTTCTTGGTACTGCTGTAAGCCGCATGCGTGAGCATTTGGAATTAATTCACCAAGGTATTTTGGCATTGCACTATCGTTTAGgtcttcaaaaagaagaatttttaCGTCAACGCGATCATATATCGAAGCTTGAGAAACGATCTACCCATGCGTTACAAAAAGATTGGCTTCTTGAACAGTTCGCTGAGCTTGAAAATCACGCCGTGCAATGTGAAGGACGTACGGATGTGGTATTACAACGGTACATGAATATCCATTCACCTGACTTGAGTGATCAGGAGAAGACATTTGTGAAGGAAATAGAACGTTATCGTGAGCGCATATTGGGTGAAAGGGgtattgaaagaaaacttcATAGTATAAAGCCACTTCTACATAATGGAAGCATGCAATCAAAAATGATGCTTTCCAAATCCTCTGTTCGTTCATCTTCAATAGAACCTATTGCTTTGGATCAACTGAAGCAATTATTAGCTCAGCAAAACAAGTTGATTCAAATTATGAAGGCAAAAGTCGTCTCgctgcaaaaaaaaatttgaaaatcaaGCCCATTTGTGGTGTGTTATGAAAGCTTTTCTTAATGTACCATGTTTGTTCCCAATTTTATATGCCTTCGCTTCTCTAGTCAACGAAAGCATTGCCTAGATAATTTATTGgcatgaaaacaaaaggctTGCGATGACTATAAAAGAAGACATAAGAAGCGGGTTGTTTCTGAAACGGGTGCTTCCAATTTTGCCAATTTAATATTTTCtcagaaaaggaaatcaatGACAATGTGATTATATTTATGTTGCTTGGAATGCGAAATCACATCGTCAAATCAACAGGGAATCAGAAAACGCTGGtgtaaaataaataagaataGATATTAAGAAAGACAATGCTTTTATCCcaagaaaacaagcaaGAATTTAAAAACTCATACAAAACCAATTGTATTGTATTAGATCGTTGCACTTCACAATGTGGTTTAAACCACTTGACTATTCTCCTTATTATGGAGTCCAACGCAACATCGCTTTCTGAATTTGTTCCTTGGGTCTGTCAGATTCAATACTTTGCCAATATCGCATTCAGAAGTGAAAAGGCTGGGAGACGTATTTGGCTGGTCGAAATCTTACTGTAATAGAAACAGattgtaaaaaaataagatgGCACGGAAAAGATCGGTGAAAAAGTCGCTTGCAGAGAAGGAAAACCAAGAAGAATCCTCAACATTGATACCCTCCGCGAAGAATGATGGACAATTAGAATTAATGAcaaaagcgaaaaaagCACTGAATTCTAGAAAGCCTAGTCAGAATTTTATTACGCGTACGATATGGACACTGATTATGATTGCGATGTTTTTCTCAGTGTTAGCAATGGGTCATTTTTGGGTTGTTGTACTGGTTACCTTGATTCAAATTGGCGTTTATAAGGAAGTGATTGCGATTGCAAGTGTTCCAAGTCGTGAAAAGGATTTGCCTTGGACAAAGTTTGTCAACTGGTaagtttgaaagaaatttttgaatgcaAGGAAGAAATCCCTTGACGATGAGATTGAGTTCTTGCGCTTTGCTTTGTATTCTTGGGGTGGAACATTTATCTAACCGTTTTTAggtattttttaatgactACCTTGTATTATGCCTATGGTGAAAGTATATTCACCTACTTTCACCATTTATTCGTGAATGATTCCTACGTGCTACCCTTTGTGTCCCATCATCGGTTTATTTCCTTTATGTTGTATATTATTGGTAAGGCGTTGCGTTGAAataagaaagcaaaaaactAACGGTGAATCtaggttttgttttatttgtcTCTTCACTACAAAAGGgcaaatacaaatttcaattttctcaATTTTGCTGGACACATATGACACTTATTTTAGTTGTCGGACAGGCCCATTTCATTATCAACAACATTTTTGAAGGGCTTTTCTGGTTCTTTGTTCCTGTTTGCTATGTCGTATGTAACGATGTCTTCGCTTACCTTTGTGGAAAAATGTTTGGTAAGCATCCTCTAATCGAGGTATCTCCTaagaaaacaattgaaGGGTTTTTGGGTGGCTGGTTGTGCACAGTCGTTGTTGGTTCCTTGATTACCTTCATTTTGATGCAATTTGACTATTTTATTTGCCCTAGTAGAGACCTTTCCACCTCTGTCTTTACTGGCTTAACTTGCACACCCAACTCTGTTTTTGTACCACATACTTACAATGTACCAAATACCTTGGTGCAATACTTGCATATTCCCGAAGCAGTAACTTTTGCTCCCGTATATTTCCACTTGTCAGTCTTTGCTACCTTCTCAAGCCTTGTTGCACCTTTTGGTGGATTCTTCGCTAGCGGCTTGAAGAGAGCttttaaaatcaaagattTTGGCGATTCTATTCCCGGTCATGGTGGTTTGACGGATCGCGTTGACTGCCAATTTTTGAACggtgtttttgtttacatgtATTTTCAGTCTTTTATTGctgaaaagaattcttcCAGCGCAGATATTTTGGATGCTGCTATAACTACCTTAACAACACCTGAGCAGTTGCAGCTGTTAGAAGATTTTCAGAACTATTTGGTTGACCAGGGAAAATCAACTGCCGATGCTATTTGCAATAGGATTCTCAAAGGAAATCGTTAAAGAACACATTCAACGCTAtatattttcgttttacGTGCTCTCCTTTATGCCATGTTCCTTTTGCGTATATGATTCCCTTCAGAAATTATACGCTCCAATGAAAGGAGTAATTGTGGATGCAATAGAATGCGTTGAAAAGCCTTAGTTTAttcccttttctttgcagGATTGCTGTCTTTCGTTTGATTATCTATCATTCCTCCCTTTTCTCAAACTATTGTCTATATTTATCAATACTAGCAAAATCCTTGTTTCTACTTACCGAGGGAAATTTTGAATGgtttattttactttaaGAATAATTTTATCCATGTTTCTTGTCCgttcttttagtttttaTTAACATACAAACACACGCGCACACGCTCTTAGCATTCCTTGCCTTTCCTTCATCGTATCCTCGTGTTTGCTCTTGTATGTGCCTCTGTTCGTGGATTCAAGCTTCATTAATCGGCAGGTTTTGAACACGCCTACTACATAAACAatgctttctcttttgtaaatttttctttgtacaTACCAATTCCTGACCGTCTACTCTGTCGtcctttgtttatattCACAAAattctactttttcttatGTAGTTCTAATAATATATCTGcgttcgttttttttttttaattaattttattattcgGTTCATTGACTATATTCCTAAAATAATAAACCTATCCCCACAGACGATATTATAAGAAAGAATAGATACAAACTGTAGGTTATGTTTACTAGAGGTAGCAAGGCAAAATTAAGCATCAATAAACCTGAAATGcccaaaaacaataaaaactaaacaaaaacatagagatatcaaaataaaaatacaaagtCGAATatgcaaagcaaaaagcaCTTGCATAAAGCCAGTAACGGACATTATGGATGAAAACAGCAatccagaaaaaaaatgttttcttttcatgattCAGGCTTTTCTAAACGATATCTCAAGCCCTCAAAGATTCTTCAGCAGCTGTGAACTTGTCAACATCATGGGCACTACCATTTGTAGGgactttttcaaaattataGCTTTCAGCGACTTCATTGGAAACAGCTTGCTTTTGCTCTTCCATTGCACGAACATATTCCAGCTTGTTCTCATCGTCTTCCATGTTATCGTAATGGCGGaagcagaagaaaaacgCGATACCGGCAATAAAGGCAGTGATGGCAACACCAGCATACATCCAAGTAAGCTTGGGATCGACGGCTGTAGAGGAAATGCAAATAGACAAAATGGCGCCAAAAGCATTGgttaacaaaaataaagaggTAATGAACGATTTCATGGAAGCAGGAGCCTTCGTATAAGCATATTCGTAACCAGTGATACTTGCAAAAATTTCAGAGAATGCAATTAAAACATAAGCAGGAATTTGAATCCAAACGTTAATGTAGTTAAAAGTACAATCATCGGTAAAGTTGCTGTGGCAAGGGCCTCTTTGATAAATTTTAGCTTGCAAAACGGAAGCATAAACCATGGAAGCAGCAGCAAACATAAAACCTACGGTAATACGAGCTATAGGACGGAAAGGAATACGAAGGTGACGCAAGAGAACATACAATCCGTAATCGCAAATTGGAATAAAGATAATGAGAGCAATGGAGTCAAATACTTGGAAAATGTCATTTGAAACATTACCGGTATTCATTTCAGCAGCCTGAGAAATCAAATTATTGGTCATTTGATTATAACAGACCCAATAAATAgggaagaagaggaaagtTTTGCATGCACGCAAAGCACGaagaaattcatcaataaacaaatcatCCCAATTGTTTTTCAGAACGACCTTACCCTTTGTATCGGGATAAGAGGGTTTTGCTGCTTGGAAGTTGAACTTGTTTTGGATGGCAAGGAAAAAAACTTGACAGACTTTCACAAAGATAGAGCCGGCAGGGGGAGTGTGTTTGTAAATACGCTTGGTACCAAAGAGGATAGCCAACGGAATAATAAAGACACAAAGGGGAAGTAAGTAGCAGTAGACGAAACCAGTTTTGCGTTCCAAATTAGTAGTAGCAAGCACAGAAAGAGATCCAAGGTTAATAGCCCAATAGAACAACATATAAACACGGGAAGTAGTAATAGTAGGATCAATAATAACACGGTTTCCATTCTTCATCGTTTTGACATAAGGAGGAACCTTGGGAAGTTGCTCGGCCATCAAGGGAGAGACGTTTGACTTGATGCCACCAGTACCCAAACCAATAATAATGAGGGAAACAACGAAACCGCCTAAACTTTTTCCAGAATTTACGACGGAGGGAATGGCGGTACAAGTAAGGATAAGAATaccaacaaaataaataacagCACTGACCCAAATGGTGTTGTATCGACCCAAGAATTGATCGGCAATGAAAGCGGAAAAGACAGGGGTTACATAGCACcagaattggaagaagttAGAAAGACCAGTAGCACCAGATTGACCAAGACTCAAAGCACCTTTTGTGGAGTCGTGAGGACCGAATTGCATGTAATTTTGGAAAGGGACAGTTAAACCATAATAAGCAAACCGTTCGCAAAGTTCGACGATGACAATCACCCAAGCACAGAAAGGGATGCTACTTGGAACATGACTAAGTGTttggatttcttcttccgtAGGAGGAAAATAGGTTTCGCCATCGATAATAATTCCATCGGAAAGGGACTTTTCGGGGGAATCTTGGCTGTACAAGGACTGCTCATCAGCAATGACGGTGGCTTCTTCgggattcttcttcacaTCTTTTTCGTAAGATTCGTTTGTCGAAATAATGTCAAAAGCGCCATCAACGGCCTTGTTGGGAGGAATTGTGCTCATGGTATGAAAACAATACCaaccaaaaatgaataagggaaaagaagaataaaaaaagggaaactacaaaaacaaaaatccaAGGACAAGAGGGATAGAGATCTAACTAAATATTGAATAGAATTGTCCTTTCTTAGAAAACCTGTTTGATGGATATAGGAGAACACAGATTCTCAAAAAGGTAACAAAAGGGTAACAAAAAATAGATAGAATCTACGCGTCTAAAAATAGGTAGACACAAAAgttaagaagaaaagagccAACAAATAAgttttatattatttagATAATAAATGTTGGGAAATGTTTCAGTTCTGCTTTATCGAGAGATATTAAAAcacaacaaaaacaaggaaattAGAGCACACAAAAACAAGCGAAAAAGgaatcctttttccaaatccgGTTCAGATGATTATGGACTGATTCTCgtatcaaagaaagaataaaatattaaatatcaaagaatgaaaaattgaaaaacgaaaaagaaaataatagTCACAAAGTATTTTCTACTTGCTGCTGGTACGTTCCGGACAAGAGAGCGATATAATCCCGAGGGAATGCCCGGTTATATAGTCACAGGCTTTTTAACGATAGCGATATCCATGTGGTAAAAACGCCTTTATCTATGTAAAAACAGCCATTTGTCTAGATAAGAAATCTCGCACATTAGGTACAGCCGTGTAGCCATGTGGCCAAATTTTAACCAATCAAATGtcgtaaaataaaagcaaacaagcGAGATGAGAGAACCGATCCAATCAATCACTTCTTGACCAATCATAGGAAACCGGATTAACCTTGTTCTTTCGATCAGCAgataatgaaataaacaCATGCCATGAGATATGTCTACCGGAGTCCAGATACTCCATTAGGTTTCACGATGATGGTACTGTTACCACCTACAGGAATTAGATAGAGATTAAGTTTATCAACGTGATGTTGACAGAACCATATATGGATCGCGTAGAACAGTCTTTCGTAACTTATGAAAAAGACCGGAAAGAGCGGCTGGCACGACTCGTGTTGTTTGGGTGGCAGTGCAGGGCCGTTAAGGAAGAGCTTAGttttagtaaacaaacgcaCTTGGCAGCTATCTGTAGACAGTAGTAGAGTCAGGAATGGAGCAGGACAGAACAGAACAGAACAGAAGAGTGGTAATGAAACGAATAAATAGATGGATTGCTTGAAATTGAACCACCGAGATATTGCAGAATGAAAGAGCTGATAGAAAGAATGATGCCAAGTTGTGTAAGAATGATAACAAAAAGTGGAAGAAACGATAGACAACGAACGTTTAGCTTAGTTGAGCCCCGTTGGAAACGTCCTAGGaatgaaatggaaaccAAACCCCGGTTTATTTACAAGACATTGATGAATTGAGTGATGAATTGAGAGAATCTGTATCCATATTTCTTTGTAGATATCATTTTCTGCTTGGACTTGCCTATGAATCTTGCATCGGAAACTGTACCTGTTGTGAGGGCGGGAGTGGAAGATGGTGGGTGTAGAAAccttgtaaacaaacacatcatgtaaacaaataaaatataaaagtaTATAATCTTAACAGGGATCCGTGTCGGCTTTTAATAATGTTCTTTGTTTCCCAGGCTCTTGCTTAAGCGAAGCTCCTTATGTTGTTTAAGTACGGATGGCTAACGAGGATCAACAAGGAAAGCAATGGGGGTATAGTAGTAGTAAGTAGTggtagtagtagtagtagaaGAGGTAATGGGTGGTATTAGTAGTGTAGTATcgttttaaaaaaggtgAAAACAGTGAAAACCGTGAATGGTTGATCAGCAATggatgaaaaaggaaaagctaAGACATGACGAGCATGGACGCTTGCTTATGGATACGCTGGTCCACCTTTACTGAAATGAAATTGTTTGTTATATTTATTCATCATGGAACCCGTCCAACATTATCATCAACATCATTATGATCGATCCAAGAGTCTAGAgaccttttttcttgttttcttttctcatACAATTCGATGGATTTCCTTTGGAGTGTGTCGTGTCGAGCACATTCCAACACATGCAAATGCCGTACatcataaagaaaacatgaGAAAATCGATTTATCTatccaagaaaaataacTGGAGTgcgaaaagaaatattacGAGATGGGGGGGACAGGAACATTACTTTCAGCTCTTGCatactttaaaaaagcTCCAAACACCCCTAAATAACCCTCATGTCTCAAAAAATATGCGTTCATCGTCTGATTGCTCCAAAATTTAATGGCATAGGTAAGCGTATGCATCGTTTGTACATGGTTGCGAATAAAGCTGCCTCCAAAGTAGATGTTTTTGACGTTATGCTTTTGCGCATGCAAATATGCAATCTGGCCAATGTTGTTACTAATCGCTAATAACAATGACCTAGCAATGTCTTCCGGTAAAAATTCGTCcagtcttttgttttcccGGAACACTTTTCCAAACGAACTCGCGATCGTGCTGTCTTTCAGTCCAAACCGCTCATAACCAACATTTTCTCCATAAATGTCGCCCACCAACATATCTACCGCCGCGTTGTCTCCTTTTTTCGAGAGTTCCAACATTTCATCATACGACGACGCATGCGTCAGCAAGGATAGCAGCCCCCAAAGCGTTCCCCCTCCCAGCGATGATCCTCCAATACGCTCAAACTTGGAAGGTCCCGTCACTTTCAAAATACTCACACCAGATCCAATATTCACAAGCATGTGTGGATACTTTTCGTC contains:
- the nup82 gene encoding nucleoporin, WD repeat Nup82; this translates as MLQHLSWTDFLEKHPAFKSIHVATDDWEPLPKQVCAFDTKLYVAVGNEVRLVDCEQVKQNKGGSEATSFTKLTHPELNFTIFQLVISPNGKYLAVVGKSKIVVLGLRSKAEPKSSSPSSFSFNQSSNNGSGIFGGAGSLSFRGFQGQSANSSETPIYYAGIINLNFPVICARFHPLGRSGRSLVILNETQLTLYEVENGYLNPDYTIPLSFNEKPSNAFDVDAEEHIPVSFTFNHSSRGWGAFLVYILTVSGDVYALCPVMPANAIISRTMLQQLSSEIAEHHRSYVDSENAQQLLRWLTKLVGDAALSSELNSRSGFSLEDSNEFSNFSNVFALQRPDDFTLLPALQGPFLIQPLVGDDFSDDCCDIASLGTPVIDVIVVASSSGQIDLFLSPSKISGKWSLPSHCNEPSKALVLSPIHTLRPFTTKTDYTALHYDNFSPFNFTVYHANGAHAVNVERWVRDLRLLYENKSDFKNAKEKKELLDILSSIPDSTEVVERVNTNPLNTSPDPVTGCTQIKHPSLGSAFLCLTKHRQITVIDESEYLDMPIIDKDLKNEDLAESFQISLNGDKNSRNLMYQSLLVQSPFENPYIQTSPERLIVPPELGGKLAVSSYSLRFLGTAVSRMREHLELIHQGILALHYRLGLQKEEFLRQRDHISKLEKRSTHALQKDWLLEQFAELENHAVQCEGRTDVVLQRYMNIHSPDLSDQEKTFVKEIERYRERILGERGIERKLHSIKPLLHNGSMQSKMMLSKSSVRSSSIEPIALDQLKQLLAQQNKLIQIMKAKVVSLQKKI
- the ptk1 gene encoding fumble family pantothenate kinase — protein: MDTNKPGLRHSQISEEIIEQVERQLAEPPSLWLNLTGAQILEEEGQDSKDIVLPNNRSQVTHIAIDIGGSLAKILYYVRDTTSPSSSSSEVHENVSDRGGRLSFVKFETSKIDDCIQLMKQLIQDHARESRRKPVTVMATGGGAYKFYDRMSEELNVEVIREDEMECLIKGLNYLVSCIPGEVFMLNPETCEMAFEEQFHDEKYPHMLVNIGSGVSILKVTGPSKFERIGGSSLGGGTLWGLLSLLTHASSYDEMLELSKKGDNAAVDMLVGDIYGENVGYERFGLKDSTIASSFGKVFRENKRLDEFLPEDIARSLLLAISNNIGQIAYLHAQKHNVKNIYFGGSFIRNHVQTMHTLTYAIKFWSNQTMNAYFLRHEGYLGVFGAFLKYARAESNVPVPPIS
- the bbl1 gene encoding ER phosphatidate cytidylyltransferase Bbl1, whose product is MARKRSVKKSLAEKENQEESSTLIPSAKNDGQLELMTKAKKALNSRKPSQNFITRTIWTLIMIAMFFSVLAMGHFWVVVLVTLIQIGVYKEVIAIASVPSREKDLPWTKFVNWYFLMTTLYYAYGESIFTYFHHLFVNDSYVLPFVSHHRFISFMLYIIGFVLFVSSLQKGKYKFQFSQFCWTHMTLILVVGQAHFIINNIFEGLFWFFVPVCYVVCNDVFAYLCGKMFGKHPLIEVSPKKTIEGFLGGWLCTVVVGSLITFILMQFDYFICPSRDLSTSVFTGLTCTPNSVFVPHTYNVPNTLVQYLHIPEAVTFAPVYFHLSVFATFSSLVAPFGGFFASGLKRAFKIKDFGDSIPGHGGLTDRVDCQFLNGVFVYMYFQSFIAEKNSSSADILDAAITTLTTPEQLQLLEDFQNYLVDQGKSTADAICNRILKGNR
- the ptr2 gene encoding plasma membrane PTR family peptide transmembrane transporter Ptr2 produces the protein MSTIPPNKAVDGAFDIISTNESYEKDVKKNPEEATVIADEQSLYSQDSPEKSLSDGIIIDGETYFPPTEEEIQTLSHVPSSIPFCAWVIVIVELCERFAYYGLTVPFQNYMQFGPHDSTKGALSLGQSGATGLSNFFQFWCYVTPVFSAFIADQFLGRYNTIWVSAVIYFVGILILTCTAIPSVVNSGKSLGGFVVSLIIIGLGTGGIKSNVSPLMAEQLPKVPPYVKTMKNGNRVIIDPTITTSRVYMLFYWAINLGSLSVLATTNLERKTGFVYCYLLPLCVFIIPLAILFGTKRIYKHTPPAGSIFVKVCQVFFLAIQNKFNFQAAKPSYPDTKGKVVLKNNWDDLFIDEFLRALRACKTFLFFPIYWVCYNQMTNNLISQAAEMNTGNVSNDIFQVFDSIALIIFIPICDYGLYVLLRHLRIPFRPIARITVGFMFAAASMVYASVLQAKIYQRGPCHSNFTDDCTFNYINVWIQIPAYVLIAFSEIFASITGYEYAYTKAPASMKSFITSLFLLTNAFGAILSICISSTAVDPKLTWMYAGVAITAFIAGIAFFFCFRHYDNMEDDENKLEYVRAMEEQKQAVSNEVAESYNFEKVPTNGSAHDVDKFTAAEESLRA